The segment ACCATATTAATGGCAACTTCGAGAAGCACATCATTACCATCGAGGATCCCATTGAGTATGTTTACGATAATAAACAGTCTGTCATCGAACAGCGCGAAGTAGGGGTTGATGCGGTTAGTTTTTCCTCCGCCCTCCGCTCCGCCCTCCGAGAAGCGCCAGATGTGATCCTCCTTGGTGAAATGCGAGACCTGGAAAGCGTGTCCACTGCCGTGACGGTGGCGGAGACCGGTCACTTGGTCCTCTCTACCATTCATGCCAACAGTGCACCTGGTACCATTGACCGTATTATCGATATTTTCCCACCCGAGCAGAAAGAACAGATTAGGATTCAGCTTGCCGACATTCTGGTGGCAGTTCTGAACCAGCGGCTTATTCCACGGGCTGATGGCGTGGGCATGACAGTTGCCTTAGAGGTGATGATTGCCAATTCAGCCGTGAAGAATGCTGTCCGCACCGGGAACACGGCCCAGCTGCCCACCATCATGCAGACGGGCGCTGCTGACGGCATGGTGCTTTTGGATGACATCCTCATTAAGGCAGCCAAGCACGGCGAGATTACGAAGGAAAGCGCTTTGGCATATGCGAATGATAGGGATGAGGTGCGCAAAGGGCTTTCTGCGGTTTAAGTACTTTTTTGCTGGCGGGATTGAGAGGCTTTTGGTAGGATCTCCTCACAGTATGTGTACCTTGTACAACTTGAGGAGGAATTTTGGATATAAGCTATAAGCCTTTTTTGGAGCGCACACCTGATTCGCAATATCAGGATGCCCTGCGCGCAGTATTCGAGCGCGGCGTCCGCGCCAGCTCGGCGCACGAAACCGGTTCAGTGACCCTCATGGGCCAGGTGAACTTCTGCTACCACATGTCCAACGGTTATCCGCTTATACCGGATCGCAATATGGACCCCCCACCATCTGAAAAGATGCCCATCCCGCAGTGGCAACAGGCCAAGGCGGAGATACTGGCGTTCATCAATGGTGCCCACACACAGGAAGAGCTAGAGAAATTTGGCTGCCTGAGCTTCTGGCGTGACACTGTCACGGGAGAAGAAGGGGAACGCAAATGCAAAAAGCGCGGCTTGGAGGTTGGGGACCTGGGACCTGCATCATACGGTGCGGTCTTTGGGAAGTTTCCCCTGATTGAGCCAAAGCTGCTGCAGAAGATCCGCCATACCCTCTCTCCCGATGCTTTGACGGAGTTTGACGCTGCCCTCAGGGCACTTAAGGTGGCCGATGGCTTTAACCAGGTCAAAGCGGTACTCAACCAGATCAAGAATGAGCCCAAGCTCCGGACACACTGGATTGAGCCGTGGTATTCCCCAGGCATTTGGCGCGAGGACCAATCCGTGGTCGTGTGCCCTTGTCACGGGTGGATTCACATCCGTATCCTGGACGATGGCCAGCTCTACTACCACATGCACCAGCGCTCCGGCGACATGGTGTTGGGGGTTCCCAACAATATTGTGGAGCATGCAGGGTTGGCGTTGGCGTTTGCGCGGGCAACGGGATACCCCTTAGCCCAGTACAGCCACTCCATCTCGGACGCCCACCTCTATCTAAACCATATGGAGGCGGTGGAAACACTGCTCTCCCGCCCACCTCGCCGGCTTCCAACCATGAAGCTGCGTGAAGGTGTGGATGACCTGTTTGCTATCCGTAGGGAGGACTTTATCCTTTCCGACTATTTCCCACACCCTGGGATCGGAGGGATACCATTAAGCGTATGAAAGGATCTACCTTTTCCATCATGATCGCCATCGCTAAGAACGGCGTAATCGGCAAGGATAACGACCTGCCGTGGCCTAGCTTGCGGACGGACATGCGCCATTTCATGGCGACAACGAAGGGTAAGCCGGTCATGGCGGCACGGAAAACCCACGAATCAATCCTGGCTCGCAGCAAAGGCAAGCCGCTTGTTGGGCGCCACACCATGGTGCTCACACGCAACCAGGAGTACACCACCGACCCCAAATGCATTGTTTTTCAGGATCAGGCAAAGCTCTTAGAGTATGCCGACTCCCTGAACGATGAGGTGTTCGTGATTGGTGGTGCCGAGCTCTACCATATGATGCTGCCTGTGGCCGACAAGGCCTATGTCACCATCGTGGACGCAGAGCCGGAAGGGGATGCGTTCTTTCCTCTTGAAAGCTTCTCGAGAGAGAATGGCTGGAAAGAGGTGAGTCGCACCCACTTTGAAGCCGATGAGGAGAATACGTACCCAGGTGACATCGTCATCTATGAGCGGTTGAGCCCGTACGTGTACATCCCCAATGCGCGGACCTTTGACCAGCGCATGATCATGCGCCAGATAAGGGCCGACGGCGTCTGTCCATTCTGCAGGGAGAACCTGGAACGGTACCACACCCAGCCAATCCTGGCTGAGGGAAGGTACTGGGTGATTTCACCTAGCCAGTATCCGCGGAAAGGGGCGTCCCGCTACCTCATGGCCTTCTACAAGGCTTCGCACATCATGCATCTCCACGAGCTGCCTGGTGAAGCGATGGTGGAGCTACTAGACCATGCCCAACGGCTTGGCATTGGTGCTTCTGGCGGCTTGGCAATCCGCTTCGGTGAACCAAAGGATACGGGTGGAAGTGTCCACCATCTCCACGCGCACCTCATTTTCCCAGATCCTAACCAGGACCCCGTCCGGTTTAAGATCGGTCCCAATATGTAGGGACAAAAATATAACCCCTCACCTTACGGTGAGGGGCTTTTAATGTGTACGCGCACCAGCTTGGTGCCGGCATCGCGAAGAACGGTTGCTCCATCGAGGGTTCCGTACCCTTCGCCAAAGTAGCATGTGGCAAAGCCTGCTTCCGCAACCAGCTTGGCACATGGCGGACAGGGGAAGGTGGAGGAATAAAGGGTTGCTCCCTCTAGTGCGATGCCGTTTCGGGCTGCACGAGAGATGAGGGTCGCCTCAGCATGGTTGGCTGTGCTGCACTCAATGTGGAGGCCTTTCTTGAAGTCTGACCGAGGATCCCCATCGATATACGGGGTGTACTCAGTGGGGAGGTGGTGGTTGTAGGCGGTGATGAGGATTTCCCCGTCACGTACCGCTACGGCACCAACCTGTCGCCACCAGTCTGAAGACTGCTCAGAAACCTGAAAGGCCTTGCCCATAAGCTGCTGCTGCAGCTCTTCGGTGCTGACCTCGCAGTCAAACTCGATCTCCTTGGGGGTGGTTGAGTTTTCAGATGTGTGCCGGAGAAAGGTGGAAACCCATTCGACACGGTCTGTAATGCCCAGCCAATCCGCCAGGTCGCGCATTATGTCCTCGTTAGGGAGGACAAATGTGCACTTTTGATTGACGAAGTGCTCACGCAAGGCCTCCTCCTCAAGGACTTCCACGCGAAAACCCATTCCTCGTAAAGATTTCCTTGCACTCTCGGGTGAGAGGCGTCGGAGGTCTTTTTTAAGGTGTGGATAGCGTTCGAGTAGGGTGGATCCCATGACGTAGATGGCATTCACCGTCCCGTCCAGCTCTTGA is part of the Verrucomicrobiia bacterium genome and harbors:
- a CDS encoding PilT/PilU family type 4a pilus ATPase: MSKSLSILPGIIKEAVSQNAADIILSEGCFPVLKVGSSLKKLNDFGELSDDAIHGVVSDILPSAKLKTLEDDRQVDLAYAQGDARFRVNVFYQRGHLTVVMRYVKNKILSLEELGLPSLLKELVENDNGLILMVGPTGSGKSTSLAAMIDHINGNFEKHIITIEDPIEYVYDNKQSVIEQREVGVDAVSFSSALRSALREAPDVILLGEMRDLESVSTAVTVAETGHLVLSTIHANSAPGTIDRIIDIFPPEQKEQIRIQLADILVAVLNQRLIPRADGVGMTVALEVMIANSAVKNAVRTGNTAQLPTIMQTGAADGMVLLDDILIKAAKHGEITKESALAYANDRDEVRKGLSAV
- the thyA gene encoding thymidylate synthase produces the protein MDISYKPFLERTPDSQYQDALRAVFERGVRASSAHETGSVTLMGQVNFCYHMSNGYPLIPDRNMDPPPSEKMPIPQWQQAKAEILAFINGAHTQEELEKFGCLSFWRDTVTGEEGERKCKKRGLEVGDLGPASYGAVFGKFPLIEPKLLQKIRHTLSPDALTEFDAALRALKVADGFNQVKAVLNQIKNEPKLRTHWIEPWYSPGIWREDQSVVVCPCHGWIHIRILDDGQLYYHMHQRSGDMVLGVPNNIVEHAGLALAFARATGYPLAQYSHSISDAHLYLNHMEAVETLLSRPPRRLPTMKLREGVDDLFAIRREDFILSDYFPHPGIGGIPLSV
- a CDS encoding dihydrofolate reductase; translated protein: MKGSTFSIMIAIAKNGVIGKDNDLPWPSLRTDMRHFMATTKGKPVMAARKTHESILARSKGKPLVGRHTMVLTRNQEYTTDPKCIVFQDQAKLLEYADSLNDEVFVIGGAELYHMMLPVADKAYVTIVDAEPEGDAFFPLESFSRENGWKEVSRTHFEADEENTYPGDIVIYERLSPYVYIPNARTFDQRMIMRQIRADGVCPFCRENLERYHTQPILAEGRYWVISPSQYPRKGASRYLMAFYKASHIMHLHELPGEAMVELLDHAQRLGIGASGGLAIRFGEPKDTGGSVHHLHAHLIFPDPNQDPVRFKIGPNM
- a CDS encoding deaminase, which produces MGALRIFLGYVPTPHAGYEKLLQELDGTVNAIYVMGSTLLERYPHLKKDLRRLSPESARKSLRGMGFRVEVLEEEALREHFVNQKCTFVLPNEDIMRDLADWLGITDRVEWVSTFLRHTSENSTTPKEIEFDCEVSTEELQQQLMGKAFQVSEQSSDWWRQVGAVAVRDGEILITAYNHHLPTEYTPYIDGDPRSDFKKGLHIECSTANHAEATLISRAARNGIALEGATLYSSTFPCPPCAKLVAEAGFATCYFGEGYGTLDGATVLRDAGTKLVRVHIKSPSP